One part of the Oceanihabitans sp. IOP_32 genome encodes these proteins:
- a CDS encoding type II toxin-antitoxin system RelE/ParE family toxin gives MKLGSNIFRVLCFFDKGNLVVLLNGFQKKHKNTKE, from the coding sequence ATAAAATTAGGGAGTAACATTTTTAGAGTTCTATGTTTTTTTGATAAGGGTAATTTAGTTGTATTACTGAATGGTTTTCAGAAAAAACACAAAAACACCAAAGAGTGA
- a CDS encoding helix-turn-helix domain-containing protein, whose translation MKKNSNIITLEEHLNNAYGEQGTDRRDEFERGYESFKLGVMIREARKKANMTQAELAEKAQTKRSYISRIESDASDIRLSTLMRIVELGLGGKLELNLNI comes from the coding sequence ATGAAGAAAAATAGCAATATAATAACTTTAGAAGAGCATTTAAATAATGCTTACGGAGAACAAGGAACAGATAGAAGAGATGAATTTGAAAGAGGATATGAATCTTTTAAATTAGGTGTTATGATTCGTGAAGCTCGTAAAAAGGCAAATATGACACAAGCAGAATTAGCAGAAAAAGCTCAAACTAAACGGAGTTATATATCAAGAATAGAATCAGATGCAAGTGATATACGTTTATCTACTTTAATGAGAATTGTAGAATTGGGTTTAGGAGGAAAATTAGAGCTTAATTTAAATATCTAG